The region ATACTCAGATACTCACGTCATACCCAGATACTCACGTCATACTCAGATACTCACGTCCTCACGTCATACTCGGATACTCACGTCCTCACGTCATACTTGGATTCTCACGTCATACTTAGATACTCACGTCCTCACGTCATACTCGGATTCTCACGTCCTCATGTCATACTCGGGTCCTCACGTCCTCACGTCATACTCGGATTCTCATGTCCTCACGTCATACTTAGTTACTCACTtcctcacatttacatttacaggatttggcagatgcccttatctagagcaaTACTAGAGCAATACTCATACTCAGATACTCACGTCCTCGCGTCTCTCATACTCAGATACTCACGTCCTCGCGTCTCTCATACTCAGATACTCACGTCCTCGCGTCTCTCATACTCAGATACTCACGTCCTCGCGTCTCTCATACTCAGATACTCACGTCCTTGCGTCTCATACTCAGATACTCACGTCCTCGCGTCTCTCATACTCAGATACTCACGTCCTTGCGTCTCTCATAGTCAGATACTCACGTCCTCGCGTCTCTCATACTCAGATACTCACGTCCTCGCGTCTCTCATACTCAGATACTCACGTCCTCGCGTCTCTCATACTCAGATACTCACGTCCTTGCGTCTCTCAGTCAGATACTCACGTCCTTGCGTCTCTCAGTCAGATACTCACGTCCTCGCGTCTCTCATACTCAGATACTCACGTCCTTGCGTCTCTCATACTCAGATACTCACGTCCTCGCGTCTCTCATACTCAGATACTCACGTCCTCGTGTCTCTCATGGTCAGATACTCACGTCCTCGTGTCTCTCATGGTCAGATACTCACGTCCTCGCGTCTCTCATGGTCAGATACTCACGTCCTCGCGTCTCTCATAGTCAGATACCCACGTCCTCGCGTCTCTCATAGTCAGATACTCACGTCCTCGCGTCTCTCATAGTCAGATACTCACGTCCTTGCGTCTCTCATACTCAGATACTCACGTCCTTGCGTCTCTCATACTCAGATACTCGCGTCTCTCATACTCAGATACTCACGTCCTCGCGTCTCTCATACTCAGATACTCACGTCCTCGCGTCTCTCAGTCAGATACTCACGTCCTTGCGTCTCTCAGTCAGATACTCACGTCCTCGCGTCTCTCATACTCAGATACTCACGTCCTTGCGTCTCTCATACTCAGATACTCACGTCCTCGCGTCTCTCATACTCAGATACTCACGTCCTCGTGTCTCTCATGGTCAGATACTCACGTCCTCGCGTCTCTCATGGTCAGATACTCACGTCCTCGCGTCTCTCATAGTCAGATACTCACGTCCTCGCGTCTCTCATAGTCAGATACTCACGTCCTTGCGTCTCTCATAGTCAGATACTCACGTCCTTGCGTCTCTCATACTCAGATACTCACGTCCTTGCGTCTCTCATACTCAGATACTCACGTCCTTGCGTCTCTCATACTCAGATACTCACGTCCTTGCGTCTCTCATACTCAGATACTCGCGTCTCTCATACTCAGATACTTGCGTCTCTCATACTCAGATACTCGCGTCTCTCATACTCAGATACTCATGTCCTCACGTCTCATACTCAGATCCTCATGTCCTCACGTCTCTCATACTCAGATACTCACGTCCTCGCGTCTCTCATACTCAGATACTCACGTCCTCGCGTCTCTCATACTCAGATACTCACGTCCTCGCGTCTCTCATACTCAGATACTCACGTCCTCACGTCTCTCATACTCAGATACTCACGTCCTCACGTCCCTCATACTCAGATACTCACGTCCTTATGTCTCTCAAACTTAGATACTCACGTCCTCGCATCTCTCATACTCAGATACTCCCGTCCTCGCGTCTCTCATACCCATGTCCTCGCGTCTCTCATACTCAGGTACTCACGTCTCTCATACTCAGATACTCCCGTCCTCGCGTCTCTCATACTCACGTCCTCACGTCTCTCATACTCAGATACTCACATGTTTCTGACTGAAGAACCATAAGAGCTAATAAACCCACTATAGAGCATAAAGGTGAATTTTTTAAACACGCTACTCATTTCACTTTCACCCACAGTTATGGTGGTGTTTTTATCTGGAACTGAGCTGTGTGTCTTTTGGTGTGTTTCCCTGTGTTCAGTGATGCGGTTAGGAAACTCAGCCGAGTCTCTGGAAGCAGCCAAGCGAGCCATTCATCTCTCTGACTGCGTGCTGCGGCTCTGCATCACCGTTTCCCACTTAAACAAAGCCATGTACTTCGCCTGCGACAACCTGCTGTGGGCCGGAAAGACGGGGCTGCTGCCTCGACTCGATCAGAACAAGTGGAGTCAGAGGTCATTCAGGTGACGTTGCTTTGCttttcttatcttttctttctttttcttctcccatttttttctttcctttcattctttctctctctgtaggtaTTACTTGTTTGCGCTCATCTTAAACCTGACACGTGACCTGTATGAGATCCATGGGTTGATGGAGCGCGAGCGGCGCAGCACTTCATCCAAAGCTCATCTCTCGGGCACCTTAGAGAACGGTGAATTCCCCTCCGTCCCGTCCTCCTGCACGTCTGTATGTAAGGCAAGGCTTCAGCAGCAGTTGTGTCTGTTGGTCGCCGTCCTCCGCAGCAACCCTCCGCTCCTGCTGGACACGCTCAAGAACCTGTGTGATGTCTTCATCCCGCTGGACAAACTGGGCCTCTATCAAACCGGCTCGGGGTTCGTAGGGGCGT is a window of Tachysurus vachellii isolate PV-2020 chromosome 3, HZAU_Pvac_v1, whole genome shotgun sequence DNA encoding:
- the pex11b gene encoding peroxisomal membrane protein 11B, coding for METWVRFSAQSQAKDRVFRAAQYACTLLGYTLQKGGAAAHLLTAIKQLEAHLSLSRKLMRLGNSAESLEAAKRAIHLSDCVLRLCITVSHLNKAMYFACDNLLWAGKTGLLPRLDQNKWSQRSFRYYLFALILNLTRDLYEIHGLMERERRSTSSKAHLSGTLENGEFPSVPSSCTSVCKARLQQQLCLLVAVLRSNPPLLLDTLKNLCDVFIPLDKLGLYQTGSGFVGACGLTSSVLSILTLLYPWLKLKP